From one Anopheles cruzii chromosome 3, idAnoCruzAS_RS32_06, whole genome shotgun sequence genomic stretch:
- the LOC128270391 gene encoding homeobox protein MSH-C: MAAASSCKSVAPLRQSDFSIEHILTRAGERYEKRRKIDQCRGCCTDSPASDPDSEVTDSESRLRDDGGIEADEEMDQESDVGHQRQEAPVTEFIPAVPGCGRGVPSFDWLYYTRYHPPKLPRPQKTGPVKRTPGRLPRVPFTPAQLSALEEAYKVSTYLSSEEANQLAYSLELTNTRVKIWFQNRRARDRREKREASLASGNAVPAGPIPLYGPHSPSKISSGTVIVQHRSHPSSPSSAECPNERHSKSPTIVDRSYSGGR; encoded by the exons ATGGCCGCCGCGTCCAGTTGCAAAAGTGTTGCTCCGTTGCGGCAAAGTGATTTCAGTATCGAACACATTCTTACGCGCGCCGGTGAGCGGTACGAAAAGCGACGAAAGATCGACCAgtgccgcggctgctgcaCCGACAGCCCCGCCAGTGATCCGGACAGCGAAGTGACTGACAGTGAATCTCGGCTACGCGATGACGGCGGTATCGAAGCAGACGAAGAGATGGACCAAGAGAGCGACGTCGGGCACCAGCGACAGGAAGCCCCGGTAACGGAGTTTATTCCGGCAGTGCCCGGATGTGGTCGGGGAGTACCGTCATTCGATTGGCTGTACTACACCCGATACCATCCACCAAAATTACCTC GCCCACAAAAAACTGGCCCAGTAAAGCGCACACCGGGACGGTTACCGCGCGTTCCCTTCACACCCGCCCAGTTGAGTGCCCTCGAAGAGGCCTACAAAGTGTCGACGTACCTCAGCTCGGAAGAGGCCAACCAGCTGGCGTACAGTCTCGAGCTGACGAATACACGCGTAAAAATTTGGTTCCAAAATCGACGGGCCCGCGATCGCCGGGAAAAGCGGGAAGCTTCCTTGGCCAGTGGAAACGCGGTACCAGCTGGCCCGATACCGCTCTATGGGCCGCACTCGCCTTCGAAAATCTCCAGTGGCACCGTTATCGTCCAACACCGAAGCCATCCTTCGTCGCCGTCCAGTGCGGAGTGCCCCAATGAGCGGCACAGCAAAAGTCCCACCATCGTGGATCGCAGTTATTCGGGCGGCCGATAA